In the Parasteatoda tepidariorum isolate YZ-2023 chromosome 3, CAS_Ptep_4.0, whole genome shotgun sequence genome, one interval contains:
- the LOC107443661 gene encoding toll-like receptor 6: MKVYCKCRDFHGTRSNEHSLKNAFANSQLMCLTFFDRVILPHVASIGSKIKTTHFVFCLLCILCNLTSAQVFAKECDLTNIDEESTMTCRVRSWQSISKIGETDSDPPSFINIFCDGNNKDHSVSNGTFSKLSNVKSLSIEGCSIPNFPEATFWGLTNLANLTIHLNKTNSKPLTFRGDTFAGLQKLYKLQLDHNNLVVLPANLFCNLENLNILNLTNSELDDARNIGLGSIETTKCLSDLIILDLSYNILKSIPDGIFSSLVSLKVLYLNNNQLSELYPYAFSGLSRLQSLDLSNNRISHLPEQIFQQSTDILELYLQNNSLSSLTPRAFQGLRQLVGLNLSYNSLENVISSETLADLSRLFVLDLNHNRFQVITETNFHLIRSLQILYLSYNAIHNISDNSFASLRNLHTLTLLGNKLKYVNANTFKGLESLNYLSLSNNDITGIHPLAFSHCKSVQNLKLRSNKLVDFPKSINDLTLLRHLDLTHNKIYNISNATFQGLKKIVSLHMAKNQIGNLTKGCFQDLSSLKTLDFSNNKIMSLGHSLFDDVPELRVAKFNDNHLTDINGLFMNLRYLHTLNASRNNITWFDYALVPTDLKILDIHQNEVDGLGNYFELEQLMHLRNLDASYNIIRELTTASLPNSIEIVSFRWNRITVIGPFTFTAKTNLSFVDLTGNAISHLDINAFRLKSIPMNNPLPEFLLSNNTLTCDCTMEWLLRMESKDETRQYPMITDLGDVMCNVTLPRQNAVLPMSVTKPSDFLCKYRIHCFALCHCCEFDACDCEMVCPENCTCYSDQTWNTNMVDCNLRGYSHVPNRVPMDVTDLYLDGNDMSHIGSHSFIGRKNLRVLHLNNSNIHIIRNRTFNGLQNLLVLHLENNHIPVIEGHEFKNLTKLQELYLSHNRLKSIQHDSFKHLKFLRVLYLDHNQISEFNIWVLKYNRALSKVKVGHNKWNCECAFIERFKYWMVKHPNAVVDQGSLRCIYNNSTTMLLFEYSNSSCSNFSVIPFTSAEFVEEYMSIVILVPMLIVLMLTAIFFAWKYRNNMKMWIYNKYGVKLFEKGDYPAENEKLFDAFVSYCKKDEAFVTQMVAPELECGVPSQRLCLRYRDLPASRYMAETISEAVECSSCSIAVISEQYLKSEWCLFELKACHHESQCNRRHKIIIILLNKVDFKELDGDVRACFKAAVIIHWGDRRFWEKLRFSLPEGRSHKHLSDYSDNKLSTTLRRSSMSNSVKLV; encoded by the coding sequence ATGAAAGTCTACTGTAAATGTAGAGATTTTCATGGTACTCGCAGCAATGAACATTCactaaaaaatgcttttgcGAACTCTCAGTTAATGTGCCTTACGTTTTTTGATAGAGTGATCTTACCTCACGTTGCTTCCAttggaagtaaaataaaaacgacACATTTTGTGTTTTGCTTATTGTGCATTTTGTGCAATCTAACCAGCGCACAAGTTTTTGCTAAAGAATGCGACTTAACAAATATAGATGAAGAATCCACCATGACCTGCAGAGTCAGGAGTTGGCAAAGTATAAGTAAAATTGGAGAAACTGATTCCGACCCGCCTAGCTTCATCAACATATTTTGTGATGGTAACAATAAAGATCATTCGGTATCAAATGGTACATTTAGCAAGTTAAGTAATGTGAAGTCATTATCCATTGAAGGTTGCAGCATTCCGAATTTTCCAGAAGCCACTTTCTGGGGCTTAACGAATCTAGCCAATTTAACAATAcacttaaataaaactaattccaAACCACTTACTTTTAGAGGAGACACTTTCGCAGGACTACAGAAACTATATAAATTGCAACTTGATCATAATAATCTCGTCGTTTTGCCAGCAAACTTATTTTGCAACTtagaaaatctaaatattttgaacctTACCAATAGCGAATTAGACGATGCCAGAAATATAGGCTTAGGATCAATAGAGACTACGAAATGTTTATCTGATCTTATCATTTTAGACTTATcttacaatatattaaaaagcattCCTGATGGGATATTTTCCTCCCTAGTGTCATTAAAGGTCCTTTATTTAAACAACAATCAGCTGTCTGAACTCTATCCCTATGCGTTCAGTGGCCTTAGCAGACTGCAGAGTTTAGATTTGTCCAATAACCGAATCAGTCATCTACCGGAACAAATATTTCAGCAGTCAACCGACATTTTGGAGCTTTATCTTCAGAATAATTCTCTCAGTTCGTTAACGCCTCGAGCGTTTCAAGGCTTAAGGCAGCTGGTGGGATTAAATTTGAGTTATAATTCCCTAGAAAACGTAATTTCATCTGAAACTTTAGCGGATTTAAGTCGTTTGTTTGTCCTGGATTTGAATCATAACAGGTTTCAAGTTATTACGGAGACGAATTTCCATTTGATAAGAAGCCTCCAAATACTTTATCTAAGCTACAATGCAATTCATAATATTAGTGATAATTCCTTTGCATCCCTGAGAAATCTTCACACGTTGACTCTTTTAGGAAATAAACTAAAGTATGTTAATGCGAACACTTTTAAGGGATTGGAGTCTTTAAATTATCTGTCTTTGAGTAATAATGATATAACAGGCATACACCCACTGGCATTTTCTCATTGCAAGTCAGTCCAAAACTTAAAACTCAGATCTAACAAATTAGTTGATTTTCCGAAATCCATAAATGATTTAACACTTTTAAGGCACCTCGACTTAACTcacaacaaaatttataacatcAGCAATGCAACATTTCAGggcttgaaaaaaattgtcagCTTGCACATGGCGAAAAATCAAATCGGCAACTTGACGAAAGGCTGCTTTCAAGATCTCTCGTCACTGAAGACTCTTGACttttctaacaataaaataatgtctTTGGGACACAGCTTGTTTGACGATGTCCCCGAGTTAAGAGTTGCTAAATTTAACGACAATCATTTGACCGATATAAATGGACTTTTCATGAACTTACGGTACCTTCATACTCTGAATGCATCCCGAAATAATATAACATGGTTTGATTATGCACTTGTACCAACAGATCTTAAGATTTTGGATATACATCAAAATGAAGTGGATGGATTGGGAAATTACTTCGAATTGGAACAACTTatgcatttaaggaatttagaTGCTTCGTACAATATTATCAGAGAGTTAACAACAGCTTCCCTTCCAAACAGTATAGAAATCGTGTCGTTTCGATGGAATAGAATAACAGTAATTGGACCATTCACTTTTACTGCAAAAACCAATCTCTCATTTGTTGATCTTACAGGAAATGCAATTAGCCATCTTGATATCAATGCATTCCGGCTTAAAAGTATACCAATGAACAATCCCTTGCCTGAGTTTCTACTTTCAAACAATACATTAACTTGTGATTGTACAATGGAATGGCTCCTGCGCATGGAAAGTAAAGACGAAACGCGCCAGTATCCTATGATAACAGATCTTGGCGATGTCATGTGCAATGTAACGTTGCCTCGGCAGAATGCAGTATTGCCGATGTCAGTGACTAAACCCTcagattttttatgcaaataccGCATTCATTGTTTCGCTCTCTGTCATTGCTGTGAATTCGATGCTTGCGATTGTGAAATGGTGTGTCCAGAAAATTGTACATGCTACTCTGATCAAACTTGGAACACTAACATGGTGGACTGTAATCTTAGAGGATATTCTCATGTACCAAATAGAGTTCCCATGGACGTGACAGATCTTTATCTTGACGGCAATGATATGAGCCATATTGGAAGTCATTCTTTTATCGGGCGCAAAAACTTACGGGTTCTTCATCTCAACAACAGCAACATTCACATAATTAGGAACAGAACATTTAATGGACTTCAAAACTTGTTAGTTCTACATCTAGAAAATAACCACATTCCTGTGATAGAAGgccatgaatttaaaaatttgactaaacTTCAAGAACTTTATTTGTCCCATAATCGGTTGAAATCAATCCAGCACGACTCTTTTAAGCATTTGAAGTTCTTACGCGTACTTTATTTGGACCATAACCAGATTTCAGAGTTTAATATTTGGGTCTTGAAATACAACCGAGCACTATCCAAAGTAAAAGTGGGCCACAATAAATGGAACTGTGAATGTGCTTTTATAGAACGGTTTAAATATTGGATGGTCAAACACCCCAATGCAGTTGTGGATCAAGGTAGTTTGCGTTgtatttataacaattcaacAACAATGCTTCTTTTTGAATACAGCAATTCTTCCTGTTCCAATTTCAGTGTAATACCCTTTACGTCTGCTGAGTTTGTGGAGGAATACATGTCCATTGTGATCTTAGTACCCATGCTGATAGTCCTCATGCTAACTGCGATATTTTTTGCCTGGAAATATCGCAACAATATGAAAATGTGGATCTACAACAAATATGGTGTTAAGCTGTTCGAGAAAGGAGATTATCCGGCAGAGAATGAAAAGCTGTTTGACGCATTTGTATCCTATTGCAAAAAAGATGAAGCTTTCGTTACGCAAATGGTTGCACCGGAATTGGAATGTGGTGTGCCATCTCAAAGACTGTGCTTAAGGTATAGAGACCTTCCCGCCTCTCGGTACATGGCAGAAACTATTTCAGAAGCTGTTGAATGCAGTTCCTGCAGCATCGCAGTCATATCTGAACAGTATTTGAAGAGTGAATGGTGTCTCTTTGAGCTAAAGGCATGCCACCATGAAAGTCAGTGCAACCGCCGacacaaaattatcattattcttTTGAACAAAGTAGACTTCAAAGAGTTAGATGGTGATGTAAGAGCTTGTTTCAAAGCTGCAGTGATAATACATTGGGGTGATAGGCGCTTTTGGGAAAAACTCCGGTTTTCTCTGCCCGAAGGCAGGAGCCACAAGCATCTTTCAGATTATTCGGACAATAAGCTTTCAACGACGCTCAGAAGATCTTCAATGTCGAACTCTGTTAAACTTGTGTGA